The following coding sequences are from one Halorubrum sp. BOL3-1 window:
- the hisH gene encoding imidazole glycerol phosphate synthase subunit HisH: protein MSTFEPPAETLADVVLVDYGLGNLRSATRGLERAGASVEITDDPEAFAAADGVVLPGVGAFREGMENAGPLREALTEHADAGRPLFGICLGMQMLLTTSEEADHEGEGEVTGLDLVPGTNVRFGVDRKVPHMGWNELEVTRDHPIVEGVEGEYAYFVHSYYAEPSDPEAVVATADYGVDFPAVVANEAGNVFGTQFHPEKSGETGLRILRNFVEYCAER from the coding sequence ATGAGTACCTTCGAGCCGCCCGCGGAGACGCTGGCGGACGTCGTCTTGGTCGACTACGGCCTCGGAAACCTCCGGTCCGCGACCCGCGGGCTCGAACGCGCGGGCGCGTCGGTCGAGATCACCGACGACCCGGAGGCGTTCGCGGCGGCCGACGGCGTCGTCCTTCCCGGCGTCGGCGCGTTCCGCGAGGGGATGGAGAACGCCGGCCCGCTCCGCGAGGCGCTGACCGAACACGCCGACGCCGGCCGCCCCCTGTTCGGGATCTGCCTCGGGATGCAGATGCTGCTCACCACGAGCGAGGAGGCGGACCACGAGGGCGAAGGCGAGGTGACGGGACTGGATCTGGTCCCCGGCACCAACGTCCGGTTCGGGGTGGACCGCAAGGTGCCCCACATGGGCTGGAACGAGCTGGAGGTCACGCGCGACCACCCGATCGTCGAGGGCGTTGAGGGCGAGTACGCCTACTTCGTCCACTCCTACTACGCCGAGCCTTCGGACCCGGAGGCGGTCGTCGCGACCGCGGACTACGGCGTCGACTTCCCGGCGGTCGTCGCCAACGAGGCCGGCAACGTGTTCGGCACGCAGTTCCACCCCGAGAAGAGCGGCGAGACGGGGCTGCGGATTCTGCGGAACTTCGTCGAGTACTGCGCCGAGCGGTAG
- a CDS encoding ABC transporter permease has product MNRDADSGRSTPENGDAAADDGAAKPDGGTASDSLGESTASDDVERQFDEISIARKGRWLGYALVAAVVTYLFLMALETVEWFRADLPSYLGTFAEALQDYFPFLVFGEGPVGVAFVPGGFSEYVTFIRQRNLLYDSGFFAGADSVFEYPILLFTQTGGPVQLFGAAGETLAIGFAGTIMAFPLALLFSILGSGRVTPFPFNFFFRGMMSAIRSIPALVWVLIYVPLGGISPTTATLAVATDTIGNLGRLFTDELEEIGDGPVEAMRTTGASKTQIIVFGMLAQVRNSFIAWTLYVFEINVRIAVGLGIIGAGGLGLVLSVQQGLFAYTNMMATIIVIFLLIVSVEMISQRTRAHLRAEDEPMAAVQLILGFPERLVRSFLK; this is encoded by the coding sequence ATGAACCGAGATGCCGATTCCGGCCGATCTACCCCCGAGAACGGTGACGCGGCTGCTGACGATGGCGCCGCGAAACCGGACGGTGGCACCGCGTCCGACTCGTTAGGCGAGTCGACGGCGTCCGACGATGTCGAGCGCCAGTTCGACGAGATCTCGATCGCGCGGAAAGGCCGCTGGCTCGGGTACGCGCTCGTCGCCGCGGTGGTCACGTACCTATTTTTGATGGCCCTCGAAACGGTCGAGTGGTTCCGGGCGGACCTCCCGTCGTACCTCGGGACGTTCGCCGAGGCGCTCCAGGATTACTTCCCGTTTCTCGTGTTCGGCGAAGGACCGGTCGGGGTCGCATTCGTGCCGGGCGGATTCTCTGAGTACGTGACGTTCATTCGACAGCGGAACCTGCTGTACGACAGCGGGTTCTTCGCCGGCGCGGACAGCGTGTTCGAGTACCCCATCCTGCTGTTCACGCAGACCGGCGGCCCGGTACAGCTGTTCGGCGCCGCCGGAGAGACCCTCGCGATAGGCTTCGCCGGAACGATCATGGCGTTCCCGCTCGCGTTGCTTTTCAGCATCCTCGGTTCCGGACGCGTTACCCCGTTCCCGTTTAATTTCTTCTTCCGGGGAATGATGTCGGCGATTCGGTCCATTCCGGCGCTGGTGTGGGTGCTGATATACGTCCCGCTTGGCGGTATCAGCCCCACGACGGCGACGCTGGCGGTTGCGACCGACACGATCGGCAACCTCGGTCGGCTGTTCACCGACGAGCTCGAGGAGATCGGCGACGGACCGGTCGAGGCGATGCGAACCACCGGTGCGAGCAAGACGCAGATAATCGTCTTCGGGATGCTCGCGCAGGTCCGGAACTCGTTTATTGCGTGGACGCTGTACGTCTTCGAAATCAACGTCCGGATCGCCGTCGGGCTGGGGATCATCGGCGCCGGCGGGCTCGGACTCGTCCTCTCAGTCCAGCAGGGCCTGTTCGCGTACACGAACATGATGGCGACCATCATCGTCATCTTCCTGCTCATCGTCTCCGTCGAGATGATCTCCCAGCGGACGCGCGCCCACCTCCGAGCGGAAGATGAACCCATGGCCGCGGTACAACTGATCTTGGGATTCCCCGAGCGGTTGGTGCGGTCGTTCCTGAAGTAG
- a CDS encoding phosphonate ABC transporter ATP-binding protein, whose translation MSKITIDGLTKRFGDTVALEDVSFEVPEGEFVIIMGVSGSGKSTLLRCIGGLLEPTEGSVRIDGRPVTSDDGDVAFIFQQHNLIEEMTAYSNALSGSLGRNGLPTSLLQLQSEDEKLRSLEALDTVGLLGEARSEVRQMSGGQQQRVGIARALVQEPGVMLADEPVSSLDPGSAQEVMRYLKQTTEDRGLTTLTSLHQVNIARKFGTRFIGLHEGRKVFDGYRDELTIDAIDDIYGDIDTEGMFVSDERRDEGDVVESTEEEAAP comes from the coding sequence ATGTCAAAAATAACTATCGACGGCCTCACGAAGCGGTTCGGGGACACCGTCGCGCTCGAAGACGTTTCCTTTGAAGTCCCCGAAGGAGAGTTCGTCATCATCATGGGCGTCTCCGGATCGGGTAAGTCGACGCTGCTCCGTTGTATCGGGGGCTTGCTGGAACCGACCGAGGGATCTGTCCGGATCGACGGCCGACCGGTCACCAGCGACGACGGCGACGTCGCGTTCATTTTCCAACAGCACAACCTCATCGAGGAGATGACGGCGTACTCGAACGCCCTGTCCGGCTCACTCGGCCGGAACGGACTCCCGACGAGTCTCCTCCAACTCCAGAGCGAAGACGAGAAGCTCCGCTCGTTGGAGGCGCTCGACACCGTCGGACTGCTCGGGGAGGCGCGTTCCGAGGTCCGACAGATGAGCGGCGGCCAACAACAGCGCGTCGGTATCGCCCGCGCTCTCGTTCAAGAGCCCGGCGTGATGCTCGCGGACGAGCCCGTGTCGAGTCTCGACCCGGGTTCCGCACAGGAGGTGATGCGATACCTCAAACAGACGACCGAAGACCGGGGACTCACGACCCTGACGAGCCTTCATCAGGTCAACATTGCCCGGAAGTTCGGGACCCGATTCATCGGGCTCCACGAGGGACGAAAAGTGTTCGACGGATACCGCGACGAGCTCACGATAGACGCCATTGACGATATATACGGCGATATCGACACCGAAGGAATGTTCGTTTCAGACGAGAGGAGGGACGAAGGCGATGTCGTCGAATCGACCGAAGAGGAGGCGGCGCCATGA
- a CDS encoding PhnD/SsuA/transferrin family substrate-binding protein, whose amino-acid sequence MSDNRWSANRRTFLKTAGAASAVGAAGCLGGEAADIELVLNPAEASVDIQTQYRPIIEHIESEVGVTINTTRTASYTETVTALRDGQAEISGVSPGAVPATDESVFDIIGMRIAFGAAQYFSTITTTMDSGVEELSDLADLDNPQINFSDPLSVSGTLVPLSTLQDAGLDVGEAPDGEPPDFEPNYSDHETSRTNMVERDEVVAAGQGAFQSASWISQEQFDEMSPEFAETSSEYPSAGENIGDEHGELRLLAVSDPLPRAPMVSRADWDDSVREEVESTMLNAPEEAFQHEDTSDVGDNEELWFSGIEEAGRSDYAPIQDVIDNLAIEFEDIS is encoded by the coding sequence ATGTCCGACAACAGGTGGTCGGCGAACCGGCGTACGTTCTTGAAAACAGCTGGTGCCGCTAGTGCTGTTGGGGCGGCTGGGTGCCTCGGCGGCGAGGCGGCCGACATCGAACTGGTGTTGAACCCCGCGGAAGCCAGCGTTGACATCCAGACGCAGTATCGTCCGATCATCGAACACATCGAGTCAGAGGTGGGCGTCACGATCAATACGACCCGCACGGCGAGTTACACCGAAACGGTAACCGCGCTCCGCGACGGGCAGGCGGAGATATCCGGCGTCTCGCCCGGTGCCGTACCGGCGACGGACGAGAGCGTCTTCGACATCATCGGGATGCGGATCGCGTTCGGCGCCGCACAGTACTTCTCGACAATCACGACGACGATGGACAGCGGCGTCGAGGAGCTCTCGGACCTCGCCGACCTCGATAACCCGCAGATCAACTTCTCCGACCCGCTGTCGGTGTCCGGCACGCTCGTCCCGCTGTCGACGCTTCAGGACGCCGGGCTCGATGTCGGCGAGGCCCCCGACGGCGAGCCGCCGGACTTCGAACCGAACTACTCGGACCACGAGACCTCTCGAACGAACATGGTCGAGCGCGACGAGGTCGTCGCTGCCGGACAGGGGGCGTTCCAGTCCGCGTCCTGGATCAGCCAAGAGCAGTTCGACGAAATGAGCCCCGAGTTCGCCGAGACCTCCTCGGAGTACCCGAGCGCCGGCGAGAACATCGGCGACGAACACGGCGAGCTCCGGCTGCTCGCGGTGTCGGACCCGCTTCCGCGTGCGCCGATGGTCTCGCGGGCCGACTGGGACGACTCGGTTCGCGAAGAGGTCGAGAGCACGATGCTGAACGCGCCGGAAGAGGCGTTCCAACACGAGGACACCTCCGACGTCGGTGACAACGAAGAGCTGTGGTTCTCCGGGATCGAAGAGGCGGGCCGCTCCGACTACGCCCCGATTCAGGACGTCATCGACAACCTCGCCATCGAGTTCGAAGACATCAGCTGA
- a CDS encoding uracil-DNA glycosylase family protein: MSEHGGDGSALDGDLRLSACERCPALVESRSRIVDGVGPTDAELLFVGEGPGATEDEEGEPFVGRSGDVLDEALRDAGLGRADVRITNCVRCRPPDNRDPTTEELANCRGHLECEVDRLDPALIVTLGKVPSEHLLDRSVAITSESGGVVDARLAGESRRVLLSVHPAATLYDRSQRDGFFETIAQAAELSGVGSREGDGGDGQSRLGEF; encoded by the coding sequence ATGAGCGAACACGGCGGCGACGGCTCCGCCCTCGACGGGGACCTGCGCCTTTCGGCCTGCGAGCGGTGCCCGGCGTTGGTCGAGTCCCGGAGTCGAATCGTCGACGGCGTCGGGCCGACGGACGCGGAGCTGCTGTTCGTCGGGGAGGGACCGGGCGCGACCGAGGACGAGGAGGGCGAGCCGTTCGTCGGGCGCTCGGGCGACGTGCTCGACGAGGCGCTGCGTGACGCCGGGCTCGGTCGCGCAGACGTGCGGATCACGAACTGCGTGCGCTGCCGCCCGCCGGACAACCGCGACCCGACGACCGAGGAGCTGGCGAACTGCCGGGGTCACCTCGAGTGCGAGGTCGACCGGCTCGACCCGGCGCTGATCGTGACGCTCGGGAAGGTGCCGAGCGAGCACCTCCTCGACCGCTCGGTTGCGATAACGTCCGAGTCGGGCGGCGTGGTCGACGCCCGGCTCGCGGGGGAGTCGCGGCGCGTGCTGCTGTCCGTCCACCCGGCGGCGACGCTGTACGACCGGAGCCAACGCGACGGCTTCTTCGAGACGATCGCTCAGGCGGCCGAGCTGAGCGGTGTCGGCAGTCGAGAGGGTGACGGCGGTGACGGACAGTCGCGGTTGGGCGAGTTCTGA
- a CDS encoding DUF99 family protein: MTPPSRTLGIAFSDARNASHAAGVVVRADGTPDGFAFARCTVGGTDATDAVIRCWRALDREDVRHVACAGVAPAWFNLLDLDRLRETLDRPVYAVSYEDSPGLEPALRDAFDGDALAARLAAYRSLPPRVPAAPGEGEAGDADAEPRFVRAVGVDAEAAAAAVRALTRDGRRRCEPLRIAALAASAHREAAATA; this comes from the coding sequence GTGACGCCGCCGAGCCGCACGCTCGGTATCGCCTTCTCTGACGCCCGCAACGCGAGCCACGCGGCCGGCGTCGTCGTCCGCGCCGACGGGACCCCCGACGGCTTCGCGTTCGCGCGGTGTACCGTCGGCGGGACCGACGCGACCGACGCGGTGATCCGCTGCTGGCGCGCGCTCGACCGCGAGGACGTCCGCCACGTCGCCTGCGCGGGCGTCGCGCCGGCCTGGTTCAACCTCCTCGACCTCGACCGACTCCGCGAGACGCTCGACCGACCGGTGTACGCCGTGAGCTACGAGGACAGCCCCGGACTCGAACCGGCCCTGCGGGACGCGTTCGACGGCGACGCGCTCGCCGCTCGCCTCGCCGCGTACCGGTCGCTGCCGCCCCGCGTTCCGGCCGCACCGGGTGAGGGCGAAGCGGGCGACGCCGACGCGGAACCCCGGTTCGTCCGCGCGGTCGGCGTCGACGCCGAGGCGGCGGCCGCCGCGGTCAGGGCGCTCACCCGCGACGGGCGCCGGCGCTGCGAACCGCTTCGGATCGCGGCGCTCGCGGCAAGCGCCCATCGCGAGGCGGCGGCGACGGCGTAG
- a CDS encoding DUF5786 family protein: MGFGSYDESEQENQDLDADFDDDEGVQAAEETHEGSVDYEPGASNDELLDRLQEIKSEET, encoded by the coding sequence ATGGGCTTTGGCAGCTACGATGAGTCCGAACAGGAGAATCAGGACTTGGACGCGGACTTCGACGACGACGAGGGCGTCCAGGCTGCCGAGGAGACTCACGAGGGGTCCGTCGACTACGAGCCCGGCGCCTCGAACGACGAACTCCTCGACCGGCTCCAGGAGATCAAATCCGAGGAGACGTGA
- a CDS encoding MBL fold metallo-hydrolase, with the protein MEPIAVTADAEEFTCNAYLVAGDATTLVDAGTMPGVDDAIAGALDDAGADGLDRVVLTHQHYDHVEELDAVVDRFDPRVLAYADHPHRDVALEDGDDVLVGDEACEVVYTPGHADDHVSLVGNERLYSGDVVVHDDGAFSDGSFGRTDMAGQSRERLIESLRDLLDRLPDAVEAMFPGHGGVYRAADGPDTVREVIERATERAERREPKYPDE; encoded by the coding sequence ATGGAACCGATCGCCGTCACCGCGGACGCGGAGGAGTTCACCTGTAACGCGTACCTCGTCGCGGGGGACGCGACGACGCTCGTCGACGCCGGAACGATGCCGGGCGTCGACGACGCCATCGCCGGCGCGCTCGACGACGCCGGCGCCGACGGACTCGACCGCGTGGTGTTGACCCACCAGCACTACGACCACGTCGAGGAACTCGACGCCGTCGTCGACCGCTTCGACCCAAGGGTGTTGGCGTACGCAGATCACCCGCACCGCGACGTCGCCCTCGAAGACGGCGACGATGTCCTCGTCGGGGACGAGGCCTGCGAGGTCGTCTACACGCCGGGCCACGCGGACGACCACGTCTCGCTCGTCGGGAACGAGCGGCTGTACTCGGGCGATGTCGTCGTCCACGACGACGGCGCGTTTTCGGACGGCTCGTTCGGCCGGACCGACATGGCGGGCCAGTCCAGGGAGCGCCTGATCGAGAGCCTCCGCGACCTGCTCGACCGGCTGCCGGACGCCGTCGAGGCGATGTTCCCCGGCCACGGCGGCGTCTACCGCGCCGCCGACGGGCCGGACACGGTCCGAGAAGTCATCGAGCGCGCGACGGAGCGTGCCGAGCGCCGCGAGCCGAAGTACCCCGACGAGTGA
- a CDS encoding 50S ribosomal protein L40e, whose amino-acid sequence MAKFDAAERRMLDRQICMRCNARNASEAERCRKCGYTNLRPKATERRAA is encoded by the coding sequence ATGGCCAAATTTGACGCCGCGGAACGCCGGATGCTCGACCGACAGATCTGTATGCGCTGTAACGCCCGGAACGCCTCCGAGGCCGAGCGCTGCCGCAAGTGCGGCTACACCAATCTCCGTCCGAAGGCGACCGAGCGCCGCGCCGCGTAA
- a CDS encoding co-chaperone YbbN — MTVRLLDFHAEWCGPCKTQDPILEEIQEDLGDAFELQKVDVDEEQDVANEYQVRSLPTLIVENGDGVVDRFVGVTQREDIEAALTEAGA, encoded by the coding sequence ATGACCGTTCGACTGCTGGATTTCCACGCCGAGTGGTGCGGCCCGTGTAAGACCCAAGACCCCATCTTAGAGGAGATTCAGGAGGACCTCGGCGACGCGTTCGAGCTCCAGAAGGTCGACGTCGACGAGGAGCAGGACGTCGCCAACGAGTACCAGGTCCGCTCGCTCCCGACGCTCATCGTCGAGAACGGCGACGGCGTCGTCGACCGCTTCGTCGGCGTCACGCAGCGGGAGGACATCGAGGCCGCCCTCACGGAAGCCGGCGCCTGA
- a CDS encoding preprotein translocase subunit Sec61beta has protein sequence MSSSDSGGLMSSAGLVRYFDNEDRNAISIDPKTVIAFCVLFGVFVQILSLTVA, from the coding sequence ATGAGTAGCTCCGACTCCGGCGGGCTGATGTCCAGCGCGGGACTGGTCCGCTACTTCGATAACGAGGACCGGAACGCCATCTCGATCGACCCCAAGACGGTCATCGCGTTCTGCGTCCTCTTCGGCGTGTTCGTCCAGATCCTCTCGCTGACCGTCGCGTAG
- the pdxT gene encoding pyridoxal 5'-phosphate synthase glutaminase subunit PdxT, protein MKAGVIAVQGDVAEHAAAVRNAAAAHDESAAVVEVRDSGIVPDCDVLLMPGGESTTISRLIEREGIAAEVRDHVAAGKPVLATCAGLIVCSNDAKDDRVDALGLVDVSVDRNAFGRQKDSFEAKVPVTGLDDPFHAVFIRAPAIDDVGAGVETLATVDGRPVAVRDGPVVATAFHPELTDDPRIHDLAFFPGREVVA, encoded by the coding sequence ATGAAAGCAGGCGTCATCGCCGTCCAAGGCGACGTGGCCGAACACGCCGCCGCCGTCCGCAACGCCGCCGCCGCCCACGACGAGTCCGCGGCGGTCGTCGAGGTCCGGGATTCGGGGATCGTACCCGACTGCGACGTCCTCCTGATGCCGGGCGGGGAGTCGACGACGATCTCGCGGCTGATCGAGCGCGAGGGGATCGCCGCCGAGGTCCGAGACCACGTCGCGGCCGGCAAGCCCGTCCTCGCAACCTGCGCCGGGCTCATCGTCTGCTCGAACGACGCGAAAGACGACCGGGTCGACGCGTTGGGACTGGTCGACGTCTCGGTCGACCGCAACGCGTTCGGGCGACAGAAGGACTCCTTCGAGGCGAAGGTCCCCGTCACCGGACTCGACGACCCCTTCCACGCCGTGTTCATCCGCGCGCCGGCCATCGACGACGTCGGCGCGGGCGTCGAGACGCTCGCGACGGTCGACGGGCGGCCGGTCGCGGTGCGCGACGGTCCCGTGGTCGCCACCGCGTTCCACCCGGAACTCACCGACGACCCGCGGATCCACGACCTCGCGTTCTTCCCCGGACGAGAGGTGGTCGCGTGA
- the hisE gene encoding phosphoribosyl-ATP diphosphatase, translated as MFATIESRKAELPEGSYTASLFTHEKGENAVLEKVGEEATEAILAAKDDDREEVTAESADLVYHLLVLLAMKDIDVDDLRAELRDRF; from the coding sequence CTGTTCGCCACCATCGAGTCGCGGAAGGCGGAGCTGCCGGAGGGGTCGTACACGGCCTCGCTTTTCACCCACGAGAAGGGCGAGAACGCCGTCTTAGAGAAGGTAGGCGAGGAAGCGACGGAGGCCATCCTCGCGGCGAAAGACGACGACCGCGAAGAGGTCACCGCGGAGAGCGCCGACCTCGTCTACCACCTGCTCGTGTTGCTCGCGATGAAGGACATCGACGTCGACGACCTGCGCGCGGAGCTTCGGGACCGCTTTTGA